The Nocardiopsis composta genome includes the window GCCGCCGTCCGGGCGGGGTGCGCGGCGGCGCCTCGGCCGATCGGCTGAGGCGCCGCCGCTCTTCCCGCCTCTAACCTTGGGCCATGCGGACCGGGGGGAACGAGCGGGTGGACGAGGCGGGGCGCTCGGCGCTCGGGCGGCTGGGGGTGCTGCCGATGGCCGGCGCCCTGATGCTGCTGGGCGTCGCGGCGGTGATCGACGTCCAGGCCTGGCTGACCGAGCCGCCCCTGGGCCCGGACTACATCGGGCCCGAGCCGTCCTTCCGGGACGCGCTGATCCCGATCTCCGGCCTGCTGGCCTGCACGGCCGGCCTGTTCGCGCTGCCGCCCAGGGCCCCGGTGCGGCGGGTCGAGCTGATCGCGCCGCTGGCCCCGGCCGCGGTGCTCGCCACCACCCTGGTGCTGGCCACCGGGGACCTCGGCGCCTACGGCTACTCGCTGGGCATGGGCGAGCTGCTCGGCATCTTCCTGGCGGTGACGGCGGCCGCCTCGCGCGGCTCGCGTCTCTCCCTCGCGGTCATGGCGGCGGCCGTCGCCGCGGTCTTCCTGACCGTGCCGCTGCGCTCGCTGGGCTGGGGCTTCAGCGAGTCCGGCTGGCTGCTCTTCGTCGCCATGGCGCTGTTCACGCCGGGGCTGTACATCCGCTGGCGCGACCACGAGCGGACCTGGCGGGTGGAGGAGATCCGCCGCGAGGAGCGCCTGGCCCTCGCCCGCGACCTGCACGACGTCGTCGCGCACCAGGTGTCCGGGATCGTGGTGCAGGTCCAGGCGCTGCGGTACATCGCCGACCGGGACCCGGAGCGGGTCGCCGCAGCGCTGCCCGACATCGAGCGGGCCGGCAGCAGCGCGCTGGCCGCGATGCGGCGCATGGTCGGTGCGCTCCGCGAGGAGGACGAACCCGCCCCGCTGGACCCGCACGACCTGCCCTCCTCGCTGTACTCCCTGGAGTCCCCGGGCGATGTGGGGAGGCCGCGGGTCGAGGTGGACGCCGACGGGGGCGCCGCGCACCTGCCCTCGGAGGCCTCTGCCGCCGTGCTGCGGATGGCCCAGGAGGGGGTGACCAACGCGCGCAGGCACGCCCGGGGCGCCACCCGGGTCCTGGTCCGGCTGCGCACCGGGGGCGGGCGCGCCGTCCTGGAGGTGCGGGACAACGGCCGGGGCGCCGGGGCGGTCCACGCCGGCGAAGGCGGATACGGTCTGATCGGCATGGCCGAGCGGGTCCGGCTCCTGGGCGGCGAGTTCGAGGCGGGGCCGGCGCCCGACGGCTCGGGATGGCTGGTGCGGGCGGAGCTGCCCGCCGAGCCGGTGGAGGACGGAGGCGCGCGGTGACGATCCGGGTGGTGCTGGCCGACGACCAGGAGATGGTGCGGACCGGGTTCCGGTACATGCTGGAGGCCGAGGGCGACATCGAGGTGGTCGGCGAGGCGGGCGACGGCCTGGAGGCGCTGCGCCTGGCCCGCGAGCTCCGCCCCGACGTCGCCCTGCTGGACATCCGGATGCCCGGCATCGACGGCCTGGAGGCCACCCGCCGGCTGGCCGGCCCCGGGGTCGCCGATCCGGTCAAGGTGGTCGTGGTGACCACCTTCGACCTGGACGAGTACGTCTACTCCGCGCTGGAGGGCGGCGCCGTCGGCTTTCTGCTCAAGGACGCCGGGCCGGCTCTGCTCATCGAGGCGGTGCGCGCCGCCGTGCGCGGCGACGCCCTGGTCTCGCCGAAGATCACGGTACGGCTGCTCAGCCGGTTCACCCGGCAGGGGACCGCGCGGCGCGGAGCACCGGAGGACCGCGGCCTCACCGAACGGGAGAAGGAGACGGTGCGGGCGGTCGCCGAAGGGCTGACCAACATCGAGGTGGCCGAGCGGCTGTTCGTCTCGCTCAGCACGGTCAAGACCCACCTGGCCAGCGTCCAGGCCAAGCTCGGCGCCCGCAACCGGGTGGAGATCGCCGCCTGGGCCTACCGCAGCGGCCTGATGGACGAGCAGCCCTGAGCCGCCCGCGGCCACCGCATGGGGCCGGCGGGGCTCGGGAGGGCCGTGCCCCCGTGCACCAGCACGGCGGCCACCGCGCCACGGGCACGGGGGCGGCCGTACTTCCGGGCCGGGGCGCACCCTCTCGGGTCGTCCACGCGTCCGGCGGGCCCGGGACGGTCAGGAGGCGGGTCAGCGCAGCGGGGCGGTGCGGACCGCGGCGGTCACGATGGCGCGCAGCTGCTCGGTGATGTCGGCGCGGTCCCGCTCGAAGCCGGGGTCGGTGAGCGCGGCCGGGTCGCCGCCGCCCGGCTCCAGGGCCGGGGTGCGCACGTGCCCGGCGGGGATGTCCCGGCCGGTGGCCTCGCGCAGCAGGGTGCTGCGGTAGGCGAGCTCGTTGGCCAGGTGGTCGCCGCCCCCGCCGGCGCGCGCCCGCGAACCGGGGGTGGGGCCGTCCTCGCGCACCACCGGTTCGGCGGAGCCCGCGGGGACCTCGGTGACCCGGGTGTCGTCGTGCACCGCGAACCGCCCGACGGCCTGCTCGCACACGGCCCGCCGGGGCAGGGTCGAAGAGCCCCACTGCGGCGGGGGCGAGGGCAGCTCCGGCAGGTCCGGCGGGGGGACGGGGCCGGGGGCCCGGGTGCGCTCGTTGTCCGGGGCGCCGCCGCGCCAGGCGGCGCTGTAGGCCTCCAGCTCGAACCGGTCCGACCGGCCCCGGCTCAGGGTGATCACCGCGTCGGCCGGCGCCGCGGTGCCGGTGTAGTGCGGCAGCAGGCAGCGCTCCAGCATGCCGTCGGTGAAGTCGCGCCAGCGCACCGGGAACAGCGCGGCGCGCACCACCGCGGTCCTGCCGTGCGCCTCGAAGGTCTCGCCGTGCAGCGCGAGCGCGGCCACCCCCGAGGGGTTGGACCGGCGCACGTCCTCGTCGAGGTCGAAGGGGTCGAACCCGGTGACGATGACGCGCAGCTGCCGGTCGTCGGGGGCGAACACCAGGTCGTCGTGGCCGCGCGAGGCGTGCTCCAGGCGGGCCAGCAGCGCGGCGCGCTCCTCGTCGGAGAGCGGGAAGGACGGCCGCCAGGAGCGCAGCAGCGAACTGAGGGTGAGCCGGGCCCAGTACAGCGGGCGGTCGTCGCCGACCCGGTCCCGCCGGGAGACCGCCTCCGTCCACAGCCGGTGGCCGTGCGAGGTGACCACCCGGGTCGCCTCGGCGGCGTCGCCGGCGCCGGCCAGGTCGGCGGAGAACAGCGGTACGGCCGCGGCGAACCCGGAGCGGCGGAGCAGCGTGCGCGGGACCTCCAGTCCGGCTCGTTCCTCCTCGGGCGTGGCGGCGGTGGAATCCATGGCTCCGATCCGGGTTCGACGGCGGGGGTGCGTGACCGGGCCGTGAGTTTACATGTCCCCGGTGCCGGTTTCGGCTGCGCCGCAGCGAGTCCCGGCCACGCCGCCCCCGCCCCCGGGCGGTCAGTCCAGCCGGAAGCCCAGGTCGGCGTCGATCTCCACGACGTCCATCTGCGCCTTCTGCAGCCGGCCGGAGTAGTCCCAGTTCATCGACTGCCAGCGGGTGAACTGGTCGAGCACCCACAGGCCGGAGAGCCGGCCGCCGTTGCCGGAGCGGCCGTTGCCGCCGAACGGCAGGTGCGCCTCGGCGCCGGAGGTCGAGTTGTTCACGCTGACCATGCCGGCGCCGATCCCGGAGCGGAAGGCGAAGGCCTTCTTCGGGTCGGTGGTGTAGATCGAGCAGGACAGCCCGTATCCGGGCAGGTCGGCGAGTTCGATCGCCTCCTCCAGGTGCCGGTAGGAGGCCACCCCGACGATCGGGCCGAAGGTCTCCTCGGTGAACACCCGGTCCTCGGGGCGCACCCCGGCGAGGATGACCGGGTGGTAGAAGAGGCCGTCGGCGGGGTCGCCGACGAAGCCCTCGCGGGGCGCGTCCGCGGTGATCCGGCCGGTCGCGGTGGAGCCGAGCACCCGGTGGTGGCCGGAGATCCAGTCCAGGTAGCCCTCGTAGCGGTCGGCGAACCGCTCGCTGATCATCGGCCCGTAGAGCACGTCCCGGGTCGGGTCGCCGACCGGGGCGGCGGCGGTGGCGGCGGCGAACCGCTCCAGGAACGCCTGGTGCACCGACTCGTGCACGATGGCGGTCCCCAGCGAGGTGCAGCGCTGCCCGGCGGTGCCGAACCCGGAGAACAGCGCGCCCTCCACCGCCAGGTCGAGGTCGGCGTCCTCGGTGACCACCATCGGGTTCTTGCCGCCCAGCTCCAGGCAGGGCGTCTGCAGGTGGCGTCCGCACAGCTCGCCGATCCGGGTGCCCACCGCGCTGGACCCGGTGAAGCCGACCTTGTCCACCAGGCCCTCGCCGAGCGCCTGCTCCAGCCCGGCGAAGGTCTCCTCGCCGTCGGCGTAGACCAGGTTGAGCACGCCCTTGGGCAGCCCGGCGCGGGAGAACAGCTCGTAGAACGCCCACGAGCAGGAGGCTGCGTACTCGGCCGGCTTCCACACCACGGTGTTGCCGGTCAGCAGCGCGGGCACGATGTACCAGCTGGGCACCGCCACCGGGAAGTTGCCGGCGGTGATGATCGCGGCGGCGCCCAGCGGGTTGCGGAAGGCGAACAGCTGCTTGTCGGGCATCTCCGAGGGCACGGTCTGCCCGTAGAGCCGGCGCCCCTCGCCGCGGAAGAACTCGCAGGTGTCGATGATCTCCTGCACCTCGCCGCGGGCCTCGCCGAGGGTCTTGCCGATGTCGCGGGTGACGGCGCGCGCCAGGGCCTCCTTGTTCGCGGCGACCAGGTCGCCGATGTTGCCGATCACCTGGCCGCGGATCGGCGCGGGCACCGCGGCCCAGGCGCGCTGGGCCTCCTTGGCGGCCCTGCAGGCGGCGGTGAACTCGGCCCGGCCGGCCAGGCTCACCTCGGCCAGCACCTCACCGGTCCGGGCGGGGTTGGTGCTGATCAGAGGTTTGTCGGCGCGGTCGAGCCGCTCGCCGGCGATCACGGAACGGAGGTCGTCAGGCGTGGTTTGGGTCACCGAGTGCTCCATTGCTCTGGTGGACGTCTGCGATCAGTGCGCCTGATTCTGCCCGTCCCGGGCCGCCCTGACCAGAGCCGGGCGGCGGGCACACCGACGGTGAGCCGGCGCATAAACCCCGGGTCGACGTCGGCGCGGACCTCCAGGCCGAGCTTGCCGACGCAGAAGTCGAGGGCCTCGTCCTGGTCGAGGAGGAAGATCTGGGAACGGGTGATCGCGTTCAGCATGCATCCGCATCCAGGCCCCGGCCCCGCCGCGGCGCTTCTCCGAAACTGCTCGGTCGCGACCAGGCCCGGGCGGGGATGTCCAGCGGCTCGGCGAAGCCGCGCTCCATCGCGTCGCGCGCCCGCAGCATCCGCCGGTTGCGCTCCTCGGCTTCGCGGCTCATGACCGCAGCCGAGCACATGCGGGTGACGGCCGCGGAGGGAGCGGCGGCCGAGCGGGGCCCGGCGCGCCGGGCCCCGCTCTTTCCGGTGGGCGGCCGCTCCCGGGGCGGTGGCGTCCCGGGCGTTCCTCCTACCGGGGGTACGGACGCGTCCCGGGGGCCGCCGCCGGCGGGCCTGCGGTTCCGGCCCTCCGCGACCCTGGGCGGGCCGGCGCGCCGGCCCGCCGGGGGTCAGCCGGCCGCGGCCGGGGCGGTGCTGCACGGGCCGGCCGCGTGCGCGCCCGCACCGTCCTCCGCGGCGGAGTCGGCGAACTGGGTCCGGTACAGCTCCTCGTAGCGGCCGTGCGCGGCCAGCAGTTCCTCGTGGCTGCCCTGTTCGACGATGCGCCCCTCCTCGATCACCAGGATCCGGTCGGCGGAGCGGACGGTGGAGAGCCGGTGCGCGATGACGATGGCGGTGCGCCCGCGCAGCGCCTCGGCCAGCGCCTCCTGCACCGCGGCCTCGGAGGTGGCGTCCAGGCTGGAGGTGGCCTCGTCCAGGATCACCAGGCCGGGGGAGGCCAGCAGCAGCCGGGCGATGGTCAGCCGCTGCCGCTCGCCGCCGGAGAACCGGTAGCCGCGCTCGCCGACCATGGTGTCCAGGCCGTCGGGCAGCGCGGCGACCAGCCCGTCCAGCCGGGCCCGGCGCAGCACGTCCCACAGCTGCTCGTCGGTGGCCTCGGGGCGGGCGAGCAGCAGGTTGGCCCGGATGGTCTCGTGGAAGAGGTGGCCGTCCTGGGTGACCATGCCGACGGCGGAGCGCAGCGAGGCCGCACTCAGCTCGCGCACGTCCACCCCGGAGATCCGCACCGCGCCGGAGTCCACGTCGTAGAGCCGGGGGACCAGCTGCGCGATGGTGGACTTGCCGGCGCCGGAGGAGCCGACCAGCGCCACCGTCTCCCCCGGGGCGGCGGTGAAGTCGATGCCGTGCAGCACCTGCCCGCCGTCGCGGTCGTCCAGGGTGACCACCTCCTCCAGGGAGGCCAGCGAGAACCGGTCGGCGGAGGGGTAGCCGAACCCGACCCGGTCGAACTCCACCGACACCGGGCCCTCGGGCACCGGGCGGGCGTCCGGGGCCTCCTTGACCAGCGGCTCCAGGTCGAGCACCTCGAAGACCCGGCTGAAGCTGACCATCGCGCTCATCACCTCGACGCGGGCGCTGGCCAGCGAGGTGAGCGGCGCGTACAGCCGGCTGAGCAGCAGGGCCAGGGCGACCACCGAGCCGGAGTCCAGCCCGCCGGTGAACACGAAGTACCCGCCCAGCCCGTAGACCAGGGCCAGCGCCAGCGCGGAGACCAGGGTGAGCGCGGTGATGAACACCTCCTGCACCATGGCGGTGCGCACCCCGATGTCGCGCACCCGCCGGGCGCGGAAGGCGAACTCGGCGGACTCCTCGCGCGGCCGGCCGAACAGCTTGACCAGGGTGGCGCCGGGGGCGGAGAACCGCTCGGTCATCCGGGTGCCCATCGCGGCGTCGTGCTCGGTGGCCTCGCGCTCCAGCCGGGCCAGCCGGCTGCCCATCCGCCGGGCCGGCAGCACGAACACCGGCAGCAGCACCAGCGCCAGCAGGGTGATCTGCCAGGAGATCCCGACCATGACCACCAGGGTGAGCAGCAGCGTCACGGTGTTGCTGACCACCCCGGACAGCACGTCGCTGAACGCGCGCTGGGCGCCGATGACGTCGTTGTTCAACCTGCTGACGAGGGCGCCGGTGCGGGTGCGGGTGAAGAAGGCGACCGGCATCCGCTGCACGTGGTCGTAGACGGCGGTGCGCAGGTCGAGGATGAGCCCCTCGCCGATGGAGGCGGAGAACCACCGGGTGACCAGCCCGAAGCCGGCCTCGGCCAGCGCGATCCCGGCGATCAGCGCGGCCAGTCCGACCACCAGCCCCAGGTCGTCGCCGGCGATGATCGCGTTGACCGCCTGGCCGGCCAGCACCGGGGTGGCCACGGTGAGGACGGCCAGCACCGTGCTGGAGGCCAGGAACCAGAAGAGCCGCGCCTTGTGCGGCCGGGCGAACCCGGCGATGCGCCGCAGCACGGCGCGGGAGAACGGGCGTCTGTCCTCCTGTGCGTGCATCGCGTTGTACATCGACGACCACGCGGCCATCTCCATGCTCATCGCCCACCACCGACCTCTACCGGGGACTTTCGGACCGTTCTCCGGGAGAGTAGAACCTCAAGTTAGGTGGAGGTCAATGGCCGGGGCCGGCCGGGGTCAGCCGCGCGGCGGTTCGGCGCCGCGCGGCCGGTCCACCGCGGTGACCTCGCCGAGCGCGCCCCACTCGTTGCGGCCCAGCCGGGCGACCGGGCGCAGCAGGGAGATCTCCGGGTGGCCGTCGACCAGCACCGCCTCGTCCACCGCGACGTGCACCACCCGGCCGAACACCACGGTGGAGTCGCCGAGCAGAACGGTGGAGTGCAGCCGGCACTCCAGGGCGACCGGGCTGGCGGCCACCCGGGGGGCCTTCACCGCCGTGCCGGGCTCCCGCTCCAGGCCGACCGCGTCGAACTCGCTGACGCCCGGCGGGAACGGGGCCGAGGTCGCGTTGATCTCGGCCTGCAGGCGCTCCGGCGCGAAGTTGACGGTGAACTCCCGGGTCTCCTCCACGTTGCGCAGCGTGTCCTTGCGGCCGGTGGAGGTGAACTGCACGATCGCCGGGTCGGCGCAGGCCACGGTGAAGAACGAGTGCGGGGCGAGGTTGTCGGAGCCGGCCGCCGAGACCGTGGACACCCACGCGATGGGGCGGGGCACCACGACCGAGGTGAGCAGCCGGTAGAAGGCGCGCCCGGGCAGGTCTTCGGGGGTCAGTTCAGTGCGTGTCACCCCGCCATTATCGGCTCCGCCCGGTGCGCGCGGCACGGCGGGTGGCGCGGTGCGCGGTGGGGAACACCACCGGGATGGACCTCATTTCACTCGCCGACGTCCAGGCCGCCGCCGGGCGGATCCGGCGCCGGGCGGTGCGCACGCCGCTGCTCTCCTGCCCGTGGGCGGAGGGGCGGCTCTGGCTGAAGCCGGAGAACCTGCAGCCGGTCGGGGCGTTCAAGATCCGGGGGGCCACCAACGCGCTGCGCGCCCTGCCGGAGCGGCGGCGGGCGGCCGGGGTGGTCACGCACTCCTCGGGCAACCACGGCCAGGCGCTGGCGTACGCGGCGCGCGCCGAGGAGGTGCGGTGCACGGTGGTCGTCCCGGAGGGGGCGCCGGAGGTGAAGCTGGCCGCGATGCGCCGGCTGGGCGCGGAGCTGGTGCCGGTGGCCCCGGCCGAGCGGGAGCGCACCGCGGTGCGGCTGGCCGAGCGGCGCGGGCTGACCCTGGTGCCGCCGTTCGACGACCGGGAGGTGATCGCCGGTCAGGGCACGGTCGGCCTGGAGATCGTGGAGGACCTGGCCGGGGTGGACACGGTGCTGGTGCCGGTGGGCGGGGGCGGCCTGGCCTCCGGGGTGGCCACCGCGGTCAAGGGGCTGCGGCCGGACGTGGCGGTGGTCGGGGTGGAGCCGGAGCTGGCCGCGGAGGTCGCCGAGGGGCTGGGGGAGGGGCGCAGGGTCTCCTGGTCGCCGGAGCGGACCCACCGGACGGTCGCGGACGGGGTGCGGGTGGGTCCCTCCGATCTGACCTTCGCGCACATGGCCGCCCGGCTGGACGGGGTGGTCACGGTCACGGAGGAGGAGATC containing:
- a CDS encoding aldehyde dehydrogenase family protein, with protein sequence MTQTTPDDLRSVIAGERLDRADKPLISTNPARTGEVLAEVSLAGRAEFTAACRAAKEAQRAWAAVPAPIRGQVIGNIGDLVAANKEALARAVTRDIGKTLGEARGEVQEIIDTCEFFRGEGRRLYGQTVPSEMPDKQLFAFRNPLGAAAIITAGNFPVAVPSWYIVPALLTGNTVVWKPAEYAASCSWAFYELFSRAGLPKGVLNLVYADGEETFAGLEQALGEGLVDKVGFTGSSAVGTRIGELCGRHLQTPCLELGGKNPMVVTEDADLDLAVEGALFSGFGTAGQRCTSLGTAIVHESVHQAFLERFAAATAAAPVGDPTRDVLYGPMISERFADRYEGYLDWISGHHRVLGSTATGRITADAPREGFVGDPADGLFYHPVILAGVRPEDRVFTEETFGPIVGVASYRHLEEAIELADLPGYGLSCSIYTTDPKKAFAFRSGIGAGMVSVNNSTSGAEAHLPFGGNGRSGNGGRLSGLWVLDQFTRWQSMNWDYSGRLQKAQMDVVEIDADLGFRLD
- a CDS encoding flavin reductase family protein, translated to MTRTELTPEDLPGRAFYRLLTSVVVPRPIAWVSTVSAAGSDNLAPHSFFTVACADPAIVQFTSTGRKDTLRNVEETREFTVNFAPERLQAEINATSAPFPPGVSEFDAVGLEREPGTAVKAPRVAASPVALECRLHSTVLLGDSTVVFGRVVHVAVDEAVLVDGHPEISLLRPVARLGRNEWGALGEVTAVDRPRGAEPPRG
- a CDS encoding ABC transporter ATP-binding protein — translated: MSMEMAAWSSMYNAMHAQEDRRPFSRAVLRRIAGFARPHKARLFWFLASSTVLAVLTVATPVLAGQAVNAIIAGDDLGLVVGLAALIAGIALAEAGFGLVTRWFSASIGEGLILDLRTAVYDHVQRMPVAFFTRTRTGALVSRLNNDVIGAQRAFSDVLSGVVSNTVTLLLTLVVMVGISWQITLLALVLLPVFVLPARRMGSRLARLEREATEHDAAMGTRMTERFSAPGATLVKLFGRPREESAEFAFRARRVRDIGVRTAMVQEVFITALTLVSALALALVYGLGGYFVFTGGLDSGSVVALALLLSRLYAPLTSLASARVEVMSAMVSFSRVFEVLDLEPLVKEAPDARPVPEGPVSVEFDRVGFGYPSADRFSLASLEEVVTLDDRDGGQVLHGIDFTAAPGETVALVGSSGAGKSTIAQLVPRLYDVDSGAVRISGVDVRELSAASLRSAVGMVTQDGHLFHETIRANLLLARPEATDEQLWDVLRRARLDGLVAALPDGLDTMVGERGYRFSGGERQRLTIARLLLASPGLVILDEATSSLDATSEAAVQEALAEALRGRTAIVIAHRLSTVRSADRILVIEEGRIVEQGSHEELLAAHGRYEELYRTQFADSAAEDGAGAHAAGPCSTAPAAAG
- a CDS encoding threonine ammonia-lyase — translated: MDLISLADVQAAAGRIRRRAVRTPLLSCPWAEGRLWLKPENLQPVGAFKIRGATNALRALPERRRAAGVVTHSSGNHGQALAYAARAEEVRCTVVVPEGAPEVKLAAMRRLGAELVPVAPAERERTAVRLAERRGLTLVPPFDDREVIAGQGTVGLEIVEDLAGVDTVLVPVGGGGLASGVATAVKGLRPDVAVVGVEPELAAEVAEGLGEGRRVSWSPERTHRTVADGVRVGPSDLTFAHMAARLDGVVTVTEEEIVAAMGVIARRARVVAEPSGALAVAAHLAGRAGGGCAVAVVSGGNVDPALLSRAVAGEPAETE
- a CDS encoding sensor histidine kinase, whose protein sequence is MRTGGNERVDEAGRSALGRLGVLPMAGALMLLGVAAVIDVQAWLTEPPLGPDYIGPEPSFRDALIPISGLLACTAGLFALPPRAPVRRVELIAPLAPAAVLATTLVLATGDLGAYGYSLGMGELLGIFLAVTAAASRGSRLSLAVMAAAVAAVFLTVPLRSLGWGFSESGWLLFVAMALFTPGLYIRWRDHERTWRVEEIRREERLALARDLHDVVAHQVSGIVVQVQALRYIADRDPERVAAALPDIERAGSSALAAMRRMVGALREEDEPAPLDPHDLPSSLYSLESPGDVGRPRVEVDADGGAAHLPSEASAAVLRMAQEGVTNARRHARGATRVLVRLRTGGGRAVLEVRDNGRGAGAVHAGEGGYGLIGMAERVRLLGGEFEAGPAPDGSGWLVRAELPAEPVEDGGAR
- a CDS encoding response regulator; this encodes MTIRVVLADDQEMVRTGFRYMLEAEGDIEVVGEAGDGLEALRLARELRPDVALLDIRMPGIDGLEATRRLAGPGVADPVKVVVVTTFDLDEYVYSALEGGAVGFLLKDAGPALLIEAVRAAVRGDALVSPKITVRLLSRFTRQGTARRGAPEDRGLTEREKETVRAVAEGLTNIEVAERLFVSLSTVKTHLASVQAKLGARNRVEIAAWAYRSGLMDEQP
- a CDS encoding pyroglutamyl peptidase, coding for MDSTAATPEEERAGLEVPRTLLRRSGFAAAVPLFSADLAGAGDAAEATRVVTSHGHRLWTEAVSRRDRVGDDRPLYWARLTLSSLLRSWRPSFPLSDEERAALLARLEHASRGHDDLVFAPDDRQLRVIVTGFDPFDLDEDVRRSNPSGVAALALHGETFEAHGRTAVVRAALFPVRWRDFTDGMLERCLLPHYTGTAAPADAVITLSRGRSDRFELEAYSAAWRGGAPDNERTRAPGPVPPPDLPELPSPPPQWGSSTLPRRAVCEQAVGRFAVHDDTRVTEVPAGSAEPVVREDGPTPGSRARAGGGGDHLANELAYRSTLLREATGRDIPAGHVRTPALEPGGGDPAALTDPGFERDRADITEQLRAIVTAAVRTAPLR